The Deltaproteobacteria bacterium GWA2_45_12 DNA window GAAAAAATAATTTCAGTTTTAGCCACTTTCATTATCGCAGTCATTTCGGGGATGGGGTACTGGGGAATTTTTCTTTCCATGGCCATTGAATCGGCCTGCATTCCCTTACCCAGTGAAATCATCATGCCGTTTTCGGGATATCTTGTGAGTATAGGGCAGTTTACTTTGCATGGAGTGGCCTTTGCAGGGGCTCTTGGGTGTGTGTTTGGTTCGATCGTTGCTTATTATGCAGGGTTGTGGCTTGGGCGTGACTTCCTGATGAAGTATGGGAAATATATTCTTGTCTCACCGCGGGATATCCAATGGGCGGATTGCTGGTTTTTGAAATATGGGGGCTGGGCCATTTTCTTTTCGAGATTGTTACCGGTCATTCGTACTTTTATTTCGTTCCCTGCAGGCGTTGTCCGCATGAAAATGGTTCCCTTTGTGGTTTATACTTTTATAGGCTCTTACCCTTGGTGTTACGGGTTGGCCTGGGT harbors:
- a CDS encoding alkaline phosphatase, with protein sequence MIEKIISVLATFIIAVISGMGYWGIFLSMAIESACIPLPSEIIMPFSGYLVSIGQFTLHGVAFAGALGCVFGSIVAYYAGLWLGRDFLMKYGKYILVSPRDIQWADCWFLKYGGWAIFFSRLLPVIRTFISFPAGVVRMKMVPFVVYTFIGSYPWCYGLAWVGKKMGDNWNTLGPYFHKFDFVIGILLLIGVGFWVKHHLMGRDPAMRGPYR